A stretch of DNA from Rhizobacter sp.:
TGTGCTGACGATCGTGCCGGGCGCGATCGTGATCTGGTTCGTGCGGCACTACATCGCCAAGGGCTTTGCGATGGGGCGGGTGTGATGTTCGCTGTTGCCTCTTCATTCGTCACTCGGCGCGGGGTCGTGCCGGTGGGGTGCCCTGCTCCGCTCATGTCCCTCCTCGATGAACGCTCCCGCGTTCATCGATTCCTTCCTTTACTTCGCTGCGCAGGGCACCCCACCGGCACGACCAGCACCCCCGGTGGCACGCCACCCTCTCTTTTCTTCGCATGCCACCACGGTCTCCAGCCGGGAGTGATGGGTACCGGGCGCAGTGAGGTAAAGGAGGAGAAATGGGCGCAGCCCATTTCGGGGGACACGAACGGAGCCCGGTACCCGTCTCTCCCGGCCCGCACCGACGACACACGCTTGCCCTTCGACAGGCTCAGGGCGAACGGAGCTTGGGAGACCAACAGAGATAGGGAGACATCGAATGTTTGAGTGGATGGCCTGGACCCCTCCGGTCGCGATCTTCTTCACCAGCATCGTCCTCATGCTGATCGGCATGACCGTGTGGGAGCTGAAGTCGCCGACCACGATGCGCAAGGGTTGGCTTCCCATGGAGACGACGAGAGGCGACCGCCTCTTCATCGGCCTCCTCACCGCCGCCTACGTCAACCTCGCCTTCGTCGCCGTGAGCGAGAAGCTGATGACCTGGCTGAGCCTGGAGAACGAACCCTCGATCTGGATCAGCTTCGTCATCTCGATGGCACTGCTCGCGCTGATCATGAGGAAGGGCTAGAGCAAGTTTTTCGAAAAGGCATCCGGCCATCACTTCCCAGCCGGCGTGCCAACTTGAGCAATGGGAAGCATCGTCAGGAGACAGACATGAAATTGCGCTTGAACGCTGTGGCCCTGGCCGCTGCTGCTCTGGTCATTGGCCAGAGCGCATGGGCCGGTGAAGCCGAAGCCAAGAAGTGGATCGACAGCGAGTTCCAGCCGTCCACGCTGAGCAAGGATCAGCAAGCGGCCGA
This window harbors:
- a CDS encoding DUF2160 domain-containing protein is translated as MFEWMAWTPPVAIFFTSIVLMLIGMTVWELKSPTTMRKGWLPMETTRGDRLFIGLLTAAYVNLAFVAVSEKLMTWLSLENEPSIWISFVISMALLALIMRKG